The stretch of DNA AGGCAACACTCGCTGTGAAGCGCTCCGGGCTCTCGCGTTCAACGCTCAGCGACGTGCGGTATAACTCGCGGACACGCGTTTCCGCGAGTTGTCGATCGACCAAGGCGAGGAAGGAGGACCGGTTGAGCGGTTCGCCCGCGAACCGGCCGGCGTCGAACTCCGGCGCCAGCCAGCCGGCGAGAGCGTCGGAGCGGCCCGCGCGCAGGTCACGCTCGATGGCCCGCAGCGCCTGCAGCGCATGCTCACGTGGAGTCGTCACGAATGTCTGGACGGCGAAAAGCAGGGCCGTCAACGCCAGGCCGATCAGCAGTGGCCGGGGCGACCCGCCGCGCCGCCAGAGTACGAGCAGGATGAAGAGAGCCGTGCCGCACGCGGCCGACAATGCGTAGGCATTCTCGAGGAAAATCCAGGTGAGCCAGTCCATGTGCGCATCGTAGACGCCGGGCAGGCACCTGGCGACGGGGGCTTCGGGGACCCGGAACCATCGGCACCTACGCCCGCCAGATGCCGTTTACGATCCGCGCAACCTGCCACCCGCTTAACACACATACCGCCGCGCAGATCGTGCCGGTGAGCAAGTGGCCGTACAGGAAACTCCCGGTGCCAAATAGTGCTGCATAGACGAAGAGGCACCCCAGCACCCACCCGAGCAGCGCCTGTGGCACACTGTCCGGTGCGGGCCCCACCCCCGCCAGCAACCGAATCTTCCGCCAACCCGGCCCCGCCGGCCGCACGCGCCGGTAGAACGCCACCAGCGTCGCCTCGGCAGCGGGGCGCGTCAGGAGGGTGACCGCCACCCACACCCCCGTGGTCGCGAACACCGTCACGAGCAGACTGGCCGTGCTCGCCACCATCGCTCCGCCCGACGGGTCCGCTTGCAGCACCCCCGCCGCCAGCAGTTGCTGGTGCCACGCGCCCAGGTCGTGCCCCGCCAGCAGCGCACGATTCAGCGTGAAGACCCCCGCCGCGATCGCGAAAGAGCTGACCATCGCGGCGATCTCGCTCCACGCGTTGATGCGCCACCAGAACCAGCGCAGCAGGTAGAGCAGGCCGGTGCCGGCCCCGAGTGTCAGCAATAGATCAAACGCGTCCTTGGCCGTATCCAGCCAAGGGACCAGCCCGCAGACCGCGATCATCAGTCCCGCCGTGACACCGCGTGATACCCAGACGTAATGCCGCTCGCTGCGGTCGCGCACGGCGAAGCGCCGGTAGAGGTCATGCACGAGGTAAGAAGCACCCCAGTTCAGGTGCGTCGACATGGTTGAGATGTACGCCGACAGCAAGGAGGCGATCAGCAGTCCCAGCACGCCGGCCGGCAGAAGCGTCAGCATGGCGGGATACGCGATGTCGTGCCCAAGCAGCCGGGCGTCGAGCCGTGGAAACGCGCGCTGGATGTCGTCCAGCTCGGGAAAGACCAGCAGGGAACACAGCGCGACGATGATCCAGGGCCACGGTCGCAGGGCGTAGTGCGCGATATTGAACCAGAGCGTGGCGGCGAGGGCGTGGCGCTCGTCCTTCGCGGCGAGCATCCGCTGAGCGACGTAGCTGCCGCCGCCGGGTTCGGAGCCCGGATACCAGACCGACCACCACTGGACGGTGAGCGGGATCACCAGCACCGCCAGCACGAGCTGGGGGTTGCCGAAGTCAGGCAGGAGACTGAGCCGCGCCGGCTCGATCTGCGCCAGGAGACCCGACAGCCCGCCCACGGCGGGATGCTGGAGGGCGAAGAAGGCCGCCGCGAGCACGCCGAACATGGCAATGCAGAATTGGATCAGGTCGGTGGCCATGACCCCCCACAAACCGGAAACGGCGGAAAACATGATGCAGACCACGGCACAGAACAGCAGTGTCTGATCGCGTTCCCAGCCGAGCATGATGTTGGCGATCTTGACTGCGGCGAGGGTGACGGTGGCCATGATGCAGCAGTTGAAGAACAAGCCCAGGTAGACGGCGCGGAAGCCGCGCACGAACTTCGCGGAGGGCCCGGAATAGCGCTGCTCGTAGAATTCAAGGTCGGTCAGCACGCCGGAGCGGCGCCAGAGGCGGGCGTAAAAAAAGACTGTAAGCATGCCGGTGAGGAGGAAGGCCCACCAGACCCAATTTCCGGCCACGCCATCGCGGCGGACGATGTCGGTCACGAGGTTGGGCGTATCGGTACTGAAAGTCGTGGCGACCATGGAGGTGCCGACGAGCCACCAGGGCGCCGCCCGGCCGGAGGCGAAAAAGTCGACGGTGCCACGCGCGGCGCGGCGGGCGAGGAACAGCGCCGGCGTGAACGCGAGGAGGAGACTGGCGGCGATGACGATCCAGTCGAGCGTCGTGAGCTGCATGGTGTGGGCTCGAGAGGGGCCGTGCGATTGGTGCGGGCACTGTAGCCGGACGGGATCGCAGGTGCCAGAGTCGCGGAGAGCGGCGGGTTGCCGTGCGGCGGCTGGCATAAGACCCTGCCTGGTTGCGGGCCGGCCGGCGCACGGCGATTATCACGGGCTTGCTCTTGGCCGATGGTTTCCGAGGAGCGGCATGGTGGCAGAACTACTCGACGGCGCGGCGTATGCAGCCGAGATTCGCACCGATGTCACGCGGGGTGTCG from Phycisphaerales bacterium encodes:
- a CDS encoding Na+:solute symporter, encoding MQLTTLDWIVIAASLLLAFTPALFLARRAARGTVDFFASGRAAPWWLVGTSMVATTFSTDTPNLVTDIVRRDGVAGNWVWWAFLLTGMLTVFFYARLWRRSGVLTDLEFYEQRYSGPSAKFVRGFRAVYLGLFFNCCIMATVTLAAVKIANIMLGWERDQTLLFCAVVCIMFSAVSGLWGVMATDLIQFCIAMFGVLAAAFFALQHPAVGGLSGLLAQIEPARLSLLPDFGNPQLVLAVLVIPLTVQWWSVWYPGSEPGGGSYVAQRMLAAKDERHALAATLWFNIAHYALRPWPWIIVALCSLLVFPELDDIQRAFPRLDARLLGHDIAYPAMLTLLPAGVLGLLIASLLSAYISTMSTHLNWGASYLVHDLYRRFAVRDRSERHYVWVSRGVTAGLMIAVCGLVPWLDTAKDAFDLLLTLGAGTGLLYLLRWFWWRINAWSEIAAMVSSFAIAAGVFTLNRALLAGHDLGAWHQQLLAAGVLQADPSGGAMVASTASLLVTVFATTGVWVAVTLLTRPAAEATLVAFYRRVRPAGPGWRKIRLLAGVGPAPDSVPQALLGWVLGCLFVYAALFGTGSFLYGHLLTGTICAAVCVLSGWQVARIVNGIWRA